Proteins found in one Thermodesulfobacteriota bacterium genomic segment:
- a CDS encoding SDR family oxidoreductase → MDLGIKDKVAIVAASSKGLGKATAIALANEGVKLTICARDRDTLFKTADNIIAQTSADVLPVVCDVSSTEQVKNVVNETINKYSRVDILVNNAGGPPTGEFLDFSLEAWQKAVELNLYSAITFSKEVIPHMQKNKWGRIINITSYAVKQPVDGLMLSNTVRAGIVGLAKTLSNEFASDNILVNNICPGRIHTDRIIFLANDRAQKLGKDIDQVIEEMGEDVPVGRIGKPEELAALAVFLASEKASYITGTTIQVDGGLTKSLL, encoded by the coding sequence ATGGACTTAGGCATTAAAGACAAAGTAGCGATCGTAGCGGCATCAAGTAAAGGACTCGGCAAGGCCACAGCAATAGCGCTTGCTAACGAAGGCGTAAAGCTTACTATTTGCGCTCGTGATAGAGACACCCTTTTTAAAACCGCAGACAATATTATCGCCCAAACCTCTGCCGATGTGCTGCCGGTAGTTTGTGATGTTAGCAGCACGGAGCAAGTTAAGAACGTAGTCAATGAAACTATAAACAAATACTCCAGAGTGGACATCCTAGTTAACAATGCAGGAGGACCACCAACAGGCGAATTTTTGGATTTTTCATTGGAAGCTTGGCAAAAAGCAGTTGAGCTTAACCTGTATAGTGCAATCACATTTAGTAAAGAAGTAATACCCCATATGCAAAAAAATAAATGGGGCCGCATCATAAACATCACCTCCTATGCGGTCAAACAGCCCGTCGATGGGTTGATGCTGTCTAACACCGTTAGAGCCGGAATAGTCGGGCTTGCAAAAACTCTTTCTAATGAATTTGCTTCGGATAATATTTTAGTGAACAACATTTGCCCTGGAAGAATTCATACAGACCGTATTATCTTTCTCGCAAATGATAGAGCGCAAAAACTGGGAAAGGATATTGATCAGGTGATTGAGGAGATGGGAGAAGATGTTCCGGTCGGAAGAATCGGAAAACCAGAAGAGCTTGCAGCCCTAGCAGTATTTTTGGCCTCTGAGAAAGCTAGCTATATCACTGGAACAACAATTCAAGTAGACGGAGGGCTTACAAAGAGCCTTCTCTAA